The DNA sequence ACCCCGAGCGCGACCTGCTGATGATCGTCAGCCCGACGTGCCCACCCTACGGCTCCCCCAAGCAGATGTCCTTCGCCCCCGTCGCCATCATCGGTCCGGGCTTCGCGCCGGGCCTGCTGACCAGTCAAGGCACGCGCCGCCCCGGGATGGTGGCGAGCGTGGACCTGGCGCCGACGATGCTGCGGTTCTTCGGCATCAGCCCCGCCGCCGAGGCCGCGCGCCTGGGGGTCGCCCCCATGAGCGGCCATGCGATCAGCGTTCGTCCCGGCGGACGTGCCCTCGACCAAGTGCTTGGCATCAGTCGCCGCGGGGCGCGCCTGCTCGACCTGCGCTGGCGGTTCGGGGGGCTCTACGTGGTGGCCGAGTTCATCATCCTGGCGCTCGTCGGCGGGTGGTTGGTGCTGGCGCCGGAGGCGGCGCGGCGGGCGCGGTGGCGGCTGCGCCTGGTGCTGCTGCTGGGGATGAGCCTGCCGCTGGCCCTGCTGTTCTTACCGGCGCTGGAGGCGGGCGGGGTGGTGCAGCCGTACGTCATGGTCGCCGCGCTGGCGGCGGCGTTCACCTGGCTGGCATGGTATGGGAGTCCGCCCCTGGTGGGGCTCGGCGCCCTGCTGACGGCGACCGCAGCCGTGATCGCCCTCGACGCCATGACCGGCGCGCGGTTGGCGGGCAATTCGGTCATCAGCTACAACCCCATGTTCGGCGGGCGCTTCTACGGCGTCGGCAATGACCTGATGGGTGTCGCCACCGCCTGCGCCGCAGTTGGATCGGCGGCGCTGGTGCAGGCGGCGGGAGGACACCGCGGACGGTGGGCGCTCGGGCCGTGGCTGATGGTGGTGATGCTGGCGGTCGGCGCGCCTATGTGGGGCGCGAACTGGGGGGGCGGGATCACCGCCGCGTTCGCGTTCACCGCCGCCTATGCCGCCATCCGGGCGGGTCATCCCCGGCTCCGTCACTGGCTGGCGGGGGCGGTGGCGGCGGCGGCGATGGGGGCGCTGCTCGCGGGCCTCGACCTCGCGCGTGACGCGCGCACGTGGACCCACATCGGCGACTCCGCGCGGGTCGCGAGCAGCGGGGGAGTCGGGGCGGCGCTGGAGATGGCGGCGCGCACGATCGCGGCCAACCTCGGCATTATCGCCCAGGCGCCCTACAGCGCCGCCACGCTGCTGGCGATGGCGGGAACGCTGTGGCTGGTGATGAAACCACCCGCCGGGCTGCGTACCGCGCTCGAAGCGAACCGCGTCCTCTGGGGTGGCCTCGCCGGGGCGGCCGCCGGCGCCGTGGCCGCGGTGGCACTCAACGATTCGGGAATCGTCGCCGCCGCCACCGCCACCGGCATCACCGCCGCGGCCGTCGTCTATATCGCTTTGGAAGGGAATCGCGCACCGCAATGACCGGCCGCGTGCTGGCGCTGGATGTAGGCGACCGCCGCATCGGCGTCGCCGTCAGCGACCCTCTGGGCATCACCGCCCAGCCGCTGACCACCATCGAGCGCACGAGCAACCGGGCGGCAGTGGGGCGCATCCTCGAGCTCGCGCGGTCGTACGCGGCGAGCGAGGTGGTGGTCGGCATTCCCTATAACGCGCGCGGGGGGTTGACGGCGCAGGGGGAGAAGATCGCGCGCTTCGCCGACCTGTTGGCGCGAACGGCAGGAATGACGGTGGTGCGCTGGGACGAGCGGCACACGACGACGACGGCGGAACGGGTGCTGCTGGAGGCGGACGTGAGCCGGGTGCGGCGCAAAGGGGTACGCGACAAGCTGGCGGCGGCGGTGCTGCTGCAAGACTACCTGGAGGGGCGCAAGCGAGCCGATGACAAAGCGGACTAGGGGCGTCGTCATCGCCGTGCTTGCGATCATCGCCTCCCTTGGAGCCTGGCTGTACGCATGTCTATGGGTGCCGGTCGGTGCGCCGGCTGCGGTCGGTGCGCCGGCTGCAGTCGGTCGCGGGCGGACGGTCGTGCGCTTCACCGTTGGCAGCGGGGAGCCGGCGCGCGAGGCGGGACGGCGGCTGCGGGCGGCGGGGATGATCCGCAGCGCGTTTGCGTTTCGCGTGGCCGCAGCCTGGGGTGACGGCTGGCGGCAGGTGCGCGCCGGGGACTATGCGCTGCGGCGCAGCATGAGCGCGCTGGAGATCCTGCGCACGTTCGAGCGCGGGCGCGTGATCGAGGAGTGGATCACCGTGCCCGAGGGCTTTGCGCTGTGGCAGGTGGCGGGCCTGCTGGAGGCCAAAGGATTGGGGTGGGGGGAGGACTTCCTGGGCGCGGCGCGGTCGCCCGGCGAATTCGCCACCGACTCGCCGCTGCCGACCGACAGCCTGGAGGGCTACCTGTTTCCGGACACCTACAAAGTGGGGCGTGATGCGAAGGCGCCGCGCACACTGGTGCGGATGATGCTGGCGCGCTTCGACGAGGTAGTGTGGCGGGGGCTATTGGGCGGGCAGGCGCCGGGCTCGTCGCTGCACGACGTGATCACCCTCGCCTCGCTGGTCGAGGGCGAGGCCAGGCTCGACGCGGAACGCGCCCTCATCGCGGGCGTGCTCAGCAACCGCCTCAAGCGCGGGATGATGCTGCAATGCGACGCCACGGTGCAGTACGCTCTCGGCCCCGGCAACCACAAGGAGCGCTTGACCTACGCCGATCTGACGATCGCCTCCCCCTATAACACCTACCTCCACCCCGGCCTGCCGCCGGGGCCGATCAACAGCCCCGGTCGCACCAGCATCGAGGCGGTGCTGCACCCGGCCGACGTGCCTTATCTGTTCTACGTCGCGCGCCCGGACGGCTCCCATGTCTTCAGCCGCACGGCCGCCGAGCACGAGCGCGCGGTGGCGCGCGTGCGCGCCCAGCGGCGGGCGCAGGAGACGCCATGACCGCGTCGCGGCAGGGGCGTGAGGGGACAGTTCCCCGTCGCCCAGGGCAGCGCCCGGGCCCGGGGCGGGAAGGAACTGTCCCCCCCAGCCCGTGGTGGGGGCTGCTGGTGCTGGCGGCGCTGGCGGCGGGCCTGGCGGGGATAGTCGCGGGGGCGATCTACCTGTGGATCTCCAGCGCGCCGCCGGAGGTGCGCGTCCCCGACGTGACCGGTATCGAGGTTCGGGCGGCGGAGGAGATGCTGGCGCGGCGCGGGCTCATCGGCCAGATCACCGGGCACCGCTACCACGAGCAGGCACGCGAGGGCACGATCATCGCGGCCATGCCCCTTGCAGGACGGACGGTGCGCGAGGGTCGGGCCATCGAGCTGGTAGTGAGTGATGGCCCTCCGTGGACGCTCGTGCCCGACGTGCGGGAGATGGAGCTGACCCGCGCGCGCGAGACGTTGTCGGGGGCCGACCTGCGGCTGGCGCGCATAACGCGGCGCTATGACGACTCCGTGCCCGCGGGGTGGGTGCTGGGACAGGAGCCGGCGCCCGGCGGCCGCGTGGCGCGCCGCGAGCGGGTGCAGTTGATCGTGAGCGCCGGCCCCAAGCAGCCGGCGCAGAGCACCGAGCCGCTCGACCGCGTCAGGCAGGCGGTGGTGCAGGTCATCCTGCCCCCGGGGGAAAGCGAGTCGCTGGTGCGCATCGAGGTCCAGGACCGGCGAGGCACGCGGACGGCCTACAGCGCCCGCCACCAGCCGGGTTCGACCGTCGAACAGGTGGTGTCCGGATACGGCCAATCCATCGCGCGCGTCTATGTTGACGACAAACTCATCGAGGAGAAGAGATTCTGACCATTCGAAGGGCGCCCGCGGCGGCGCAGGCAATCCGGCTCTACCGTCCTCGGCGGCCTTTGCCGCGAGGTTGGGGTTTGGATGACCTCGCGGGTTTGGAGGCTTTCGCCGGCCGCTTGGCTGCCTTCGCGGATGCCGCGGGCTTGGAAGCCTTGGCAGGCTTGGCGGCAGGCTTGACGGCAGAGCGCTTTGAGGTTTCGGGCTTGACCGCCTTGTCTCCCGTGACCGGAGGCGCAGCGCCGGGGCCGCCGCGTGAAGGCACGGAATGCCGTGCCTTCACGTCCGCGGCCGGCTCCGCCTCGTCGCTGCCGTGGGTGGCGCCGTCGGTCTCCAGCTCCTCGCGCTTGACCACCCGCGTCATGCCGGCCACGCGGTCGCCGCTGTCGAGCCGGATCAGCCGCACCCCTTGCGCGGAGCGCCCGGTGCGACGAATCGTCGCCACCGGCTCGCGGATCATCTGCCCCTCGGAGGTGATGAGCAGCAGCTCGTCATCCGGCTCCACCACCTTCATGTCCAGCAGCGGGCCGTTCTTGGCGGTGACGTTGAGGGTCTTGACCCCCAGCCCGCCGCGCCCGATAGTGCGGTACTCCTCCAGAGCGGTGCGCTTGCCGTAGCCGAGCTCGGACGCCACCAGCAGGTCGAAACCGGGGCGACAGATTTCCATGCCCACCACTTCGTCCTTGGGCCGCAGGCGAACCCCCCGCACCCCCGCCGCGACGCGCCCCATCGGCCGCACCTGCTTCTCGCTGAAGCGGATGGACATGCCCTGCTTGGTGGCCATGATCATATCCCGCTGGCCGTCGGTGACCTTGACCCACTCCAGGGAGTCGCCGGCGCGCAGGTTGATGGCGATGATGCCGCCCTTGAGGCGGGTGTCGTATTCCTGGAGGCTGGTCTTCTTGACCACGCCCAGGCGGGTGCCCATGAAGAGGTAGCGGTCGGCGGCGAAGTCCTTGACCGCGCGGGTGGCGGTGATGCGGTCGCCGGGCTCGATCTGGATGAGGTTGATGATAGCGGTGCCGCGGGCCTGGCGGCTGGCGGCGGGGATGGCGTGGGCGCGCAGGCGGTAGACGCGGCCGCGGTCGCTGAAGAACAGCACGTAGTGATGGGTGGAGGCGATGAACACGTGCTCGACCGTGTCCTCCTCCTTGGCGGTAAGGCCGATGACGCCCTTGCCGCCGCGGCCTTGGGTGCGGTAGGTGTCCACCGGCAGGCGCTTGATGTAGCCGTCGCGGGTGACGGTGATGACGACGTCCTCGTCGGCGATGAGGTCCTCGATGGAGATGTCCTCGGCCTCGTCGGGATGGATGCGGGTGCGGCGCTCATCGCCGAGCTTGCGCTTGAGCTCGAGCAGCTCGTCCTTGACCACCTGCATGATCTTGCGCGGGCTCTCCAGCAGGTCGCGCAGGTAGTTGATGCGCTTGAGGAGGTCGCGGTACTCCTCCTGGATCTTGTCGCGCTCGAGGCCGGTCAGGCGCTGGAGGGTAAGCTGGAGGATGGCCTGCGCCTGGATCTCGGTGAGCTTGAAGCGCTCCATCAGCCGTTGGCGGGCGGTGGGCGGATCGGGCGATTGCTTGATCAGCGCGACCACCTCGTCAATGAACTTGAGGGCGATGAGGTAGCCCTCGAGGATATGCGCCCTTTCCTCGGCGCGCTCGAGCTGGTACTGCGAGCGGCGGATGACGACCTCGCGGCGGTGGCCGAGGAACTGCTTGAGCAGGTCCACCAGGCCCAGGGTGCGCGGCACCTGCCCCACCAGGGCGACGGTGTTGACGGCGAAGACGCTGCGCATGCGGGTGTGCTTGTAGAGGTGATTGAGCACGACGTTGGGGTTGGCATCCTGGCGCAGTTCGACCACCACCCGCATCCCCTTGCGATCGCTCTCGTCGCGCAGCGCCGCCACCCCCTCCAGGCGCTTGGCGCGCACCTGGTCCGC is a window from the Armatimonadota bacterium genome containing:
- the ruvX gene encoding Holliday junction resolvase RuvX; protein product: MTGRVLALDVGDRRIGVAVSDPLGITAQPLTTIERTSNRAAVGRILELARSYAASEVVVGIPYNARGGLTAQGEKIARFADLLARTAGMTVVRWDERHTTTTAERVLLEADVSRVRRKGVRDKLAAAVLLQDYLEGRKRADDKAD
- the mltG gene encoding endolytic transglycosylase MltG yields the protein MTKRTRGVVIAVLAIIASLGAWLYACLWVPVGAPAAVGAPAAVGRGRTVVRFTVGSGEPAREAGRRLRAAGMIRSAFAFRVAAAWGDGWRQVRAGDYALRRSMSALEILRTFERGRVIEEWITVPEGFALWQVAGLLEAKGLGWGEDFLGAARSPGEFATDSPLPTDSLEGYLFPDTYKVGRDAKAPRTLVRMMLARFDEVVWRGLLGGQAPGSSLHDVITLASLVEGEARLDAERALIAGVLSNRLKRGMMLQCDATVQYALGPGNHKERLTYADLTIASPYNTYLHPGLPPGPINSPGRTSIEAVLHPADVPYLFYVARPDGSHVFSRTAAEHERAVARVRAQRRAQETP
- a CDS encoding PASTA domain-containing protein, which translates into the protein MTASRQGREGTVPRRPGQRPGPGREGTVPPSPWWGLLVLAALAAGLAGIVAGAIYLWISSAPPEVRVPDVTGIEVRAAEEMLARRGLIGQITGHRYHEQAREGTIIAAMPLAGRTVREGRAIELVVSDGPPWTLVPDVREMELTRARETLSGADLRLARITRRYDDSVPAGWVLGQEPAPGGRVARRERVQLIVSAGPKQPAQSTEPLDRVRQAVVQVILPPGESESLVRIEVQDRRGTRTAYSARHQPGSTVEQVVSGYGQSIARVYVDDKLIEEKRF
- the gyrA gene encoding DNA gyrase subunit A → MSDAALKPELIPVEDEMRDSFMTWAVSVITARALPDVRDGLKPAQRRILFDMHEMNLGPAGRFMKCAGVVGDTMKNYHPHGDLAIYPTLARMAQDWNLRYPLVEGHGNFGSVDGDPPGAMRYTECRLSRHGAAMLEDIDQRTVDFMPNFDQTRQEPLVLPGRFPNLLCNGTTGIAVGMATNMPSHNLGEVVDACVVLIDNDAATLDEVMRILPGPDFPTAGLIFGLRGIRDAYETGRGSIVMQARATIEPMERNRNAIIVTELPYGVNKAQLVEQIADQVRAKRLEGVAALRDESDRKGMRVVVELRQDANPNVVLNHLYKHTRMRSVFAVNTVALVGQVPRTLGLVDLLKQFLGHRREVVIRRSQYQLERAEERAHILEGYLIALKFIDEVVALIKQSPDPPTARQRLMERFKLTEIQAQAILQLTLQRLTGLERDKIQEEYRDLLKRINYLRDLLESPRKIMQVVKDELLELKRKLGDERRTRIHPDEAEDISIEDLIADEDVVITVTRDGYIKRLPVDTYRTQGRGGKGVIGLTAKEEDTVEHVFIASTHHYVLFFSDRGRVYRLRAHAIPAASRQARGTAIINLIQIEPGDRITATRAVKDFAADRYLFMGTRLGVVKKTSLQEYDTRLKGGIIAINLRAGDSLEWVKVTDGQRDMIMATKQGMSIRFSEKQVRPMGRVAAGVRGVRLRPKDEVVGMEICRPGFDLLVASELGYGKRTALEEYRTIGRGGLGVKTLNVTAKNGPLLDMKVVEPDDELLLITSEGQMIREPVATIRRTGRSAQGVRLIRLDSGDRVAGMTRVVKREELETDGATHGSDEAEPAADVKARHSVPSRGGPGAAPPVTGDKAVKPETSKRSAVKPAAKPAKASKPAASAKAAKRPAKASKPARSSKPQPRGKGRRGR